The genomic segment GACTTCGGCAATGACGTCGCCGGCAGCATCCTGAAGGCGGTCATCTTCGGAGTGCTGGTGGGCCTGATCGCCACCTACCAAGGTTTTGCCGCCGCACCGACATCGGCCGGCGTCAGTGCCGCCACCACCTCGACCGTGGTCATCGCGTCCGTGAGCGTGCTGATCTTCGACTATTTCATCACGGCGTTGTGGGGAGTTTGAGCGGATGAACGAATCGGCGACGCGCGACTTCCTGGTCGGCCTGTTCGTGCTGGCGGGGCTGGCTGCGCTGGCTTTCCTCTCCTTCTCGATCGGTGGGCTGCGTTACACGGGCAAAGGCGGCCTGCCCGTCTATGCGACCTTCGACCAGATCGCAGGGCTCAAGCCGAAGGCGCCCGTCGAGATCGCGGGCGTCAAGGTCGGAGCCGTGACGGGCATTTCCCTGGACGAGACCTACCGTGCCCGCGTCGACATGGATCTCGACGCGGACCTCAAGCTGCCCGTGGACAGCTCGGCGGCCATCGTCACCGCCGGTCTGCTGGGCGATCGCTACATCCAGCTTTCGCCCGGCGCAGAGGACCGTCATCTGGCGCCGGGCGAGCAGATTCCATACACAGAGAACGCGCTGGTAATGGAGAGGCTGATCGGCAAGTTTCTCGTCAACGTCGGCGACTCCGGCAGCGAAAAGCCGGCAGGCGGCGGCGGCACGGGCGCTCCGACGGCGCCAGCCGAGTAGAGCCGACGCCCCACGCCGCACCAGGAGATGGTTATGACAGCTCATTGTCGAGGTCGGGCGGCCGCGCGCCAAGCGGTGGCGATGGTGACCATCGTCGCCGTGCTCGCCGTGCTCTCGCCGGCAGCTCGCGCTGCCGAGCAGGAGGAGCCCGGCGCCGAGGCCGATACCTATGCAACGCCGACGACCGACAACGATCCGTTGCGCGCGATCAATCGGCCGATCTTCGCATTCAACGAAGCTGCCGACCGCTACGTGCTCGAGCCGGTGGCGCGCGGCTATGATTTTTTGCTGCCCGACCGCGTCCAAGGCTGGGTGAACAACTTCTTCTGGAACCTGCGCTTCCCGATGGTGGCCACCAACTGCCTGCTGCAGGGCAAGCCCGACGAGGCCATCACCAGCATGAGCCGGTTCATCATCAACACGTCGGTCGGCGTCCTGGGCTTCGGTGATCCTGCCACGCGGCTCGGCATGCCCCAGCCGTGGGAGGACTTCGGCCAGACGCTCGGCGTGTGGGGAGTGCCCACCGGGCCGTACCTGGTGCTGCCGCTGTTCGGCCCGTCCAACTTCCGCGACGGTGTCGGCATCGCCGCCGATTCTGCCGCGCGCATCTGGCCCTACTACGTCGACTGGTGGGTCAGCCTCGGCGTCAGTCTGGTCGAGGGCATCAATCTGCGTTCCGTCTATCTGGACGAGGTCGAGCAGGCGCGTGAGCGCGCGCTCGACTACTACGTCTTCACCCGCGACGCGTACCTGCAGCGGCGGCAGGCGCTGATCGACGACCGGCTGAAATTCGGCGAATACAACGAATACTCGGCGCCGCCGCCTGCGGCCGGCGACGACCTCTACACATTGCCCGAGGAGAACTGATCGATGCGAAGCTTTCTGTGCGCGATGACGGGCCTGCTGCTGGCGGGCGTTCTTTCCGTCAATGCCACCGCCGCCACGGCGGCGGGCCAGAGCCCCGAGCAGTTTGTCGAGCAGACGGCCGCGCAGGTG from the Candidatus Limnocylindrales bacterium genome contains:
- the mlaD gene encoding outer membrane lipid asymmetry maintenance protein MlaD; this translates as MNESATRDFLVGLFVLAGLAALAFLSFSIGGLRYTGKGGLPVYATFDQIAGLKPKAPVEIAGVKVGAVTGISLDETYRARVDMDLDADLKLPVDSSAAIVTAGLLGDRYIQLSPGAEDRHLAPGEQIPYTENALVMERLIGKFLVNVGDSGSEKPAGGGGTGAPTAPAE
- a CDS encoding VacJ family lipoprotein, with protein sequence MTAHCRGRAAARQAVAMVTIVAVLAVLSPAARAAEQEEPGAEADTYATPTTDNDPLRAINRPIFAFNEAADRYVLEPVARGYDFLLPDRVQGWVNNFFWNLRFPMVATNCLLQGKPDEAITSMSRFIINTSVGVLGFGDPATRLGMPQPWEDFGQTLGVWGVPTGPYLVLPLFGPSNFRDGVGIAADSAARIWPYYVDWWVSLGVSLVEGINLRSVYLDEVEQARERALDYYVFTRDAYLQRRQALIDDRLKFGEYNEYSAPPPAAGDDLYTLPEEN